The proteins below come from a single Polymorphobacter fuscus genomic window:
- the yidD gene encoding membrane protein insertion efficiency factor YidD → MVSRVLIVPIRIWQLTFSKLLPPTCRFSPSCSAYTIEALRRHGPLKGLWLGARRLGRCHPWGPSGYDPVP, encoded by the coding sequence ATCGTCAGCCGCGTGCTCATCGTCCCGATTCGCATCTGGCAGCTGACGTTTTCGAAGCTACTGCCGCCGACCTGCCGCTTTTCGCCGTCATGCTCGGCCTATACGATCGAGGCGTTGCGGCGGCACGGGCCGTTGAAGGGCCTTTGGCTCGGGGCACGCCGCCTCGGCCGCTGCCACCCCTGGGGACCATCGGGCTATGACCCGGTCCCCTGA
- the rnpA gene encoding ribonuclease P protein component — protein MTPETIRLRRDFLAANKARRVVMPGFILLVRPRNDGDPKIRAGYTVTKKIGGAVVRNRMKRRFRSLARALLPTQGLAGADHVLIGREDARTRDFASLHADLERALAKATR, from the coding sequence ATGACGCCTGAGACGATCAGGCTGCGGCGCGATTTCCTCGCCGCCAACAAGGCGCGGCGGGTGGTGATGCCCGGCTTCATCCTGCTCGTTCGCCCGCGCAACGACGGCGACCCCAAGATTCGCGCCGGCTATACGGTGACCAAGAAGATCGGCGGCGCCGTCGTCCGCAACCGCATGAAGCGGCGTTTTCGCAGCCTGGCGCGGGCGCTGCTGCCGACGCAGGGCCTGGCCGGTGCCGATCATGTGCTGATCGGCCGCGAAGACGCCCGGACCCGCGATTTCGCCAGCCTCCACGCCGATCTCGAACGCGCGCTCGCCAAGGCGACCCGGTGA
- the rpmH gene encoding 50S ribosomal protein L34 gives MKRTYQPSKLVRARRHGFRARMATVGGRNVIRNRRAQGRKKLSA, from the coding sequence ATGAAGCGTACCTATCAGCCCTCGAAGCTCGTTCGCGCCCGCCGCCACGGCTTTCGCGCCCGCATGGCGACCGTCGGTGGCCGCAATGTCATCCGCAACCGCCGCGCCCAGGGCCGCAAGAAGCTGTCCGCCTAA